GTGTGACAATAAACACCCCTACAGACAACGTTGTCCAAAACGGCCCGAGCACCGTTCGTCGGTAGCGCCGCTTGTTTTCCTGCCAGCCTAGGCGTACCCACATTCGCCAATTCAGGAGCCCCTGAATCACATCTGTGAACGCTTTGTCATACTGGGGCGTCAAGACAATCCCTCTTCACACTGTTCAATCTTCTGCGTTGTCGAGTAAAACACAAGGTCACATCGACCGTGCCATCTTCGCTGATCTGTTAGTGGAAAAGCGGGGTCGAAAGGAGCAGTACCTAAATGCTCTAACTTTGTGTTTATGAAGGACCTGACGAACGCTATAAGATGTTTTTGCGATTGTGATAAAGAAATAGTGCAAAAGCGTCGTAAGGAGCGAGCCGTATTTCGCTGAGCAACTCTTCGCCAGAGAACGCCTTAACTCCTTGCCCTTCATGCAAAACTATACGTTCCTGTTCTCTTTGGCTCATTGGAACTACATAATAGATTCGATAGTAAGTCCCCTTGCCGATCTTGCGCAGATCGAAGTCGAATCGCGTGAAGTAGATGGCTTTGGTTATTGAAAAACTTAGCTCCTCATACAGCTCACGTTTTAAAGCCTCCAGAGGGTCCTCTCCTTCATCTACCGCTCCACCGAAACAGCCCCAATACCCCGGATACCAGATATGGGGCACGTTATCACGGTGCTGCATGAGGTAGCGTTCATCTTCGAGCTGGATTAAAGCCGCTACAGCATTAGAAGCACTCAAGCTGTCTACAGGTTCCTTTTGAATTCCAGCAATCA
This genomic stretch from Nitrospirota bacterium harbors:
- a CDS encoding NUDIX domain-containing protein yields the protein MIAGIQKEPVDSLSASNAVAALIQLEDERYLMQHRDNVPHIWYPGYWGCFGGAVDEGEDPLEALKRELYEELSFSITKAIYFTRFDFDLRKIGKGTYYRIYYVVPMSQREQERIVLHEGQGVKAFSGEELLSEIRLAPYDAFALFLYHNRKNIL